Genomic segment of Citrus sinensis cultivar Valencia sweet orange chromosome 7, DVS_A1.0, whole genome shotgun sequence:
ccaaaaaaaaaaaaaaatcacataatAAATGATTATTAAGGAGATTtgttgggtttttttttttttaagtctgTTATACAGAGATATTACTGACATTATATcagatattacaattaatatttacaatcatactaTATAACTGGGACTACCACATCagacattacaattaatatttacaatcatactaTATAACTGGGACTACCATCATACATTGACACACTGAAGTATATGCTCAGATATTTTAAACCTtttctaatattcgaggggtgtctgctccactcacatttcgtaagggagagactgtctccactcaattaattgataattgaggaagaactgaaactaacctccataatgctcttatggaggctcgaacccttgaactcaacattgtaagtgCAAGGCTTCTCCCATTGAACCAAATGCCTATTGGTGGAGGTTTGTTGGGTTGAGCTGTCAAAAGTGTCTAAATTCAATCTAGTGGGTTGATAATaagaagataagaaaataagataACAAGTGTACctttgtaataatatatattttcaaaaatagacttacgaaaaaaattaatttaaattcatgtttataaattaaaattttaaaaataaaaaacttatcaTCGATCTCTTATATATTCCTTTGTCGGTCATGGCACCGTCTCCGgcgattaaaaaaattgacttaagCTAACAAATCACATACCATCGGATCTTAAATTTGTTGATCTATCCAATAATAGtaagttttattgaaaaaaaaggtCATGTTGGATCAAGGCGCTTGGTGCAACTACTTAGATGGTAATCCATAATTGAATTTCTCTAACTTTTAACACATTTAGTTATGGAGTTTTGAAATGAAGATTGTCTATCCTCTGAAAACTAATTGGTAATCAAAGAATGGATATTGGACCCGTTCACGTCATTACCCCGTATTCTTAAGGGCGGTCGCTAGCCCTCCATGATGCCAAGAATCTGTCAATTAGCAATGCATTGGGAACTCGATCTATCCTACGCCCACGTTTTGACATAGCTATTAGTTGATACAGTGTCAGTCCACTCCGCTAGTTGATTTGGCCACAGCCGAGCCTCCACCGTTCACGATACTAACACACTGCTGAGTAGTTGATATGGTGCTAGCCCACCTATCGAACATGTAACTAGGCTTTGATACCACTTAATGAATCGGGGCGCTTGTTGCAACTTTCTAGTAGGTTTTCCGtcattgaatttcaatatttggTACTAAATTCTTTGAATTGATTGATAGCATGAAATTGTTGCtgctttatttttaagttattgaATGAttcttattaatataaaaaaaaaaattgcttttatataattaatttattatttacttctTAAAGagtcatatgatatatatggtaaatatattaaattcattagCACTAACAATAAGttcaattttatgtttttttgcTTTCTATTTATGGTTTGTACTGTaggaccaaaaataaataggcCTCATAAggtccaaataaatttaaccaCAATAAGATCCatccaataattatttttcaaattaagccCACGAAGTGGTGGACAAACCACCTATAATGTTCCTCCTAAGTAACAAGGTTTTAAAGCTCAAAAGGAGCCGAAGTCCTAGGTTCTAATCATAAGACGAACCACCTAGGATAAATCAATTAGGTGTCGAAGAATTCAAAACCCAAAACATGATGAGTTACTAGACTCTTATCCTAGGACGAACCTCCTAAGTTTGGAGGCTCCATGATCccaagattttaataaaaataacataaggataaaatgttTATTCCTTTAATCCACATACAAGTTTGTATATCAATGTGTCAATCAACATGGTCACTAAAAGACAAATGTTGCAAAATGTCACAAGAACGATGAcatttatcatcaaaataactaTCACTCAAGTCAAATCAGTTTGGCCGATAAATATATCTTTCATTTTCGCTAAAAGGTAAGACAAATAGAGACTCAAAAGGAGAAAATGGTAACTTTTACCCTCtaatatttctctttctaaatttatatttccaaAAGTCCGGTGACTGACTTGACCGTCGGAGGGTTTGTGCCGACAAAATCGGCCCTCTGATCATTTTCTTGTGTTTGTAGAGTATCACTagacaataatattttgattgcCTAAGGAAGTGGATTGAGAAGAGGATATATAAAGGCTCACCAAGATCAGCTCAAACGAAAAACTCACCACCATCAAATCCAACAAAGAGGAACCTAAGTCCTAAGAGGGTCGTTATCAGTTGAAACTGTCATATCATAAGTTGAGTCAAAATTTACACCAACATATAATAttagtgaaaataatatttctatttttcgTCATTtggaagtaaaaataatttatttgaatgattGATTTACCGAATACACATAGTAAATTATTTGACGTATGGCTGcgtaataattttaagttacCAAACATCTTACATAAAATGTCTCTAAAGCTGATTATTTGAGAATTCATGTTAGAATTCATTTTTCTGGAAGCTAGGGGGGCGATCACAAACATATCCtgatttttttgaaaggaaaaacaatCCAAACACATCCTTGGTTGTTGTTtgctaataatttattctCCCCCGCAACGAGGGTCAATATACGAGCTACGTCGCTTAAGTTCATCGATTGACATTTCATAAacctatattatattatattatattatattatcagTAGAATTCAACAATTCcactcaaaataaatttaattaaagccCAAGGTGAGAGTCAACGGAAATCTGAGAAGTCTAAGCCTTATCCACATGATCTGAATTACAATTGGATTCAATTGAATTGGAACCACCATTATCCGTAATCCATCTTATTACtgtttttcttcaaaaacagtaataaggaagTCGCCAGTGTTTTTCTTggaacataattttaatttgaagtgaaaatatgaatttattcgTTGACACTTGTTTTGTTCGACGATTTAGTGCAGGTCCGCTCGTGGGCTTAAAGCCCAATAATGAGTGATCCCTGTTTCTAAAGGTTAGGCCCGCAAAGTcagtaaataattaattaaataagcaaatcAACAAAAACATAAGAAAGAGTAATTATAATTCAGTGCtgggtttgtttgtttgttttttttttcttagagacaattttatcatttatgaaaattataaaacaaaacattcaAATTAAGATGCGAGTGCAAATCTGAATCCTCagtatttaaataaatttccGTTTATGCGTACCGGCATAAGAAAACGTCGGCTAAGTCATTGAGATGTACGTATGTATCTCCAGTACCTTCGCGGAAAGAGCACATGCACGCCGAGGAAAGTTCAAAGTTtacttaattttcttaaactCCGTAAATCTGTAAGACGATTGTGCATGAATGAATTCTGATATATGAGTCGAATCAACGTGTGTTTTTGAAAACATGCGACCGtaggattttaaaataatatatttattaatcgTTTTATCATTAAGTTATTTCCTAAACGTGCCGCGTGCGGCAACGTGTcctcaaaaaagaaatcacaggGCATTTGTAAATCTGGGCGTTTActtttatgtgtgtgtgtgtttaatAGATTATGCTAATCTGCATAATAAGTGGGAAGTAGGTGAGAAACAATACTGTAGGAACTGCAAATACctcttattttaaaagagaGGAGCTATTGGCATCCCTTCATAATCCTTATAAAATCTCTTTGCTAAAAACACCCAACAGGaataaatggaaattttgATCACTTCTAAAAGCATCCTTTTTTATTCCACAATTAACCCTTCCCATAAATCCTGATAAAATAAGATTCTTTACTAAATATTTGTTATACTTTGTTAAGTTTCTTAACTTATCTTTCTCCTTTTCAAACTTGCCTTTACAATTTCCTCAATTCTGTTAATagtttcttgttttgtttttaaattatttctgactatttatttatttatttatttttgaatatatTGGAAGTGAAATCCTTGAAATGTTTTGGCATCTATATAACAGCCAGTAGACAATAACTATGTTTCActatatgaaattatgaatgaaaattgcaAACGATACAAGAgcccggggggggggggggggggcattGAATTTAGGGGTTAAATTTGTaagtagaaataaaaaaaaaaggttttctaTCAGGAGTAGGAGTTTTGAGGCTACGACTGACGAGGGCTGGCAGCAGCTGCGCtcattttgaaataaaaaattagtgagACCCGCGTCAGGCGATTTATTGATAGGGACTGGGGAGAATGTCCAGCTGATGGCCAAGTTGCACACGTGGCATATACCCCGTTGACGATGCTGACTTGGCATATTAGAAATCCTAGCAACCGCTTATATTTGGCGGGAGATGATTTCCCAagaattaagagaaaaaaaaagaaaaaagaaagaaagatatcTTCGCTTCGCTGGCACTTCCCTGATTGAACCCCACCGCACACGTCATTCTGGTGTGCCTCGCAATTTCTTTCCTGATTTCGCCCTTCCCCTCCAAATTCAAAAAGCATGTCGTTTTCGCTTTCTTCCCCCcactatatttaataataataataataataataatttaatatatttccaaaaatttgaattcccACGCGAAGAGATATCATCCAACGGCGGATGACTAGCCACGTGGGCCACCTCCTCAGATCTGAACCATAAGTGACAGATGGACACGGCTCGTCGATGATTAAAGAGATCCAAACCGTGAGATCCAAGATCTACGGCTGAACACCTGCCCGATAAATTCACGGGCAGAGGTGGGTGGCCTTTAAGAAGTGGGGCTGGTGCTTCTCACGTTTATGCGCAGCATACGGCCCAGGCCACACTCACACAGAGGGCAGCAGCTGAAGCCGTCATTTTCCCCTTTTGCCCTcttgttctctctctctctttctggCTCTCAGTGCTTTTATCACAACTTTTTAAGTTCTCGTAACTACTTTATCCAGTGATGATTTCCCGCCATTTTTGGCTACTGCCCCGCCGGtgattttaaagaaagaaaacgaCGAGTGGGTTTTGGTAAATGGCACCGGCCGCTCTGCCCAGTCGAAATGAGCCGTGTTGGGGAGAGCCCAAGGTTTATGCGAGGAGGCACTCGAGCgcaaccaccaccaccactgtCGCCGCCTCCGCTGCGAACTATAGGGACACTAAGAATAACAACATTCCTAAATGCAACAATCCTCCTCTTTTCCAATCAAAACCTAACCCGAATCCGAACAAAGAGACCCGTGCACATGATCCAACAAGCAACGTGCATTTCAAGAAGACTCCTACGCCGGCCCAACCCCAATCCCTACCCGAATCGGATTATGTGACGTTCAATCTTGGTGCGTACACGAGGCGAGAACTCAAGGACCTGAGAAAGCGCCTGGTCTCTGATCTTGAAAGGGTCCGGAACCTCGGAACTCGGATCGCGAACTCAGACTTCCAAGCCACACACGTTTACCCAACAACGAAGAGTCAAAACAGGGGAGGATCGAAACGGGCCAACCCGTTTGGAAACCCGAAGGCGAAACGAGCAGCCGCGGGGACACCGTCATTAACATCAACAAAGAATGCGATGCGAAGGTGTGGTGAGATACTGACAAAGCTGATGAAGGACAAACAGGGGTGGGCTTTCAACACCCCCGTGGATGTCGTCTCGTTGCGTCTCCGCGACTATCATGACATCATCAAGAAGCCGATGGATTTGGGGACGGTCAGGTCAAAACTGGAAAACAATGTTTACAAGTGTCCGCAGGAATTCGCAGAAGATGTGAGACTCACCTTTAACAACGCGCTGGTGTACAATCCTAAGGGTCACTATGTTTACGCAATGGCAGAGACCTTGTCAGCTAAATTCGAGCAAATGTTTCAGAAATTGTCCAAGCAGCAGCAACGGCAGGGGATTTTGGTTAAtaaggaagaagaagcagcATTGGTGAGGGGAAGGGGGAAGGGAAGGGGAAAAGCGAGGGAGATGAGTTTGGAAGAGAAGATGGCGTTGGGGAGGAGTCTGGAGGAGTTGCCGCAAGAGGAATTGGGAAAGTTGTTGGGTATTGTTAAGAAGAGAAATAGTGGTAATGGGAGTTTGTCTTGCCATGGGGATGAGATTGAACTGGATATTGAGGCGCTTGATAATGATACGCTGTGGCAACTTGTTCGATTCGTGGATAATTTTAAGAAAGCTGAGAAGGATAAAACCGAGAAGGAACCCATGTGCAGCCAAGTTGCAGTTGCAGTTGCAGCACCTGTGGTGATTGAGAGGAGCAAGAAAGGGAACGTTGCTGCGGAGGAGGAGGTGGACATCGGAGAGGAGATTCCGGTGCAAAATTACCCGCCAGTGGTGATTGAGAGGGATGATGCTTCAAGTGGCACCTCTACTTCCAGCACTGATTCGGAGGATTCCTCTTCCTCTACCTCTAGTGGTATTTATCATTACTATCATAAAGCTCAagctctttttatttattttgttttgatttgtttgtgGAAATATTAGAACGTAGTCTAGTTTCAGTCGATGAGGTGAATGATGTAGTGACTGTGGGTTGTGCGTGCTGCAGGTTCGGGGAGTAGTTCATCATCTGATGATGACACTGCCCAATCACCATTTCCTGGAGCCTGAAGAAATGCCCACCATGACGACCCATCAAgcttcttgaaatttttttgaagattattactattgtatttgttttggGGAAACTACTTTTTGCTGGACTTGCTGATGGGTGGTGGTGAAAATGTCCAATTTGTAATGGTTGTAAAGTGAAGATTTTGACGGCTAGCCAGCAGCACTAGTTTTTAAGTGACTTGATTAGGAAACTAGGTTTACGTAATTAGGTGTCTGTTTTTAGCTTTAGTTGGTGACTTGGTGGGTGTACTGGATCAAACATAAAGATGAAGTGTAAAAAGAATTGGATTTgtggccaaaaaaaaaaaattagggctTCACCATCTCAGGCATCAGCAGAATGGCCACAGAGACATAGCTGAAGAATTATGTACAGAGAGGATACTGGATACCGTCATTATCATGTTCATATGCGCAATGagaaaaaggttttttttttttttaatttgtctatTTGCTCTGTGGGAATTACTGCTTCTGCATGTGATGTGTGTCCTTTTATCTCATGAGTCATCATGATATATAGGCAGCTTTGGTCGTCATTTTGCACCGGCTTACTCCTTTCATTTTCCTGGCTATTTTCACCTTTCTGTATGCCTTTccttttacccttattttaaaagctctcactttttgtttggttttttgACTCCATATTGATTGATGATCGAGTGATTCACCTATTAACGAACTTTTTACTTCTATAAATGAACTTTCTTGTCTTAATCCAATGTTGATCCACGAATTTTGCAGCAAGAAATAGGGCTTCTATTAAAGATTTCCCGCATCATTTTGCAACAAGAAATAGCGTTTCGCTATCAATATTTCAATAGTGCTATTTCTGATTCTCGGATTCCctttgtgtttaattttttcattgtaTATCCCCGAAGGAAACATGGGCATAAACCTTGTGGCAGGGctgataaaaattcaatttgatgacGCTGGAGCACCCACTGGCATTTGTACTGGCAAGGATTTAAGAGCTATTGTTTCCCATGCTTTCCCAATATGGATGAAAGAATTGaccctttttcatttatattgccTTTCCGTTGTCTTTGCTATCTAGAATGAGACAGGGtaatttttactatttccCCCTGAACTTGGTCCAACCCAAAGTTTGATGGATAGATTTCACGTCCAAATATGTTTAACTATTACAaaacttttcttcaaaaatatTAGACTTCATTAATAACGTGGACACctacaaaataaatcttatcTCCTCTTTAAATGGTGACGGTAATCAGGTATCTCTCGATCGAAGACTTATATAAATCTTGAAGGAATTAGCTggagaggaaaaaagaaaaaaacagagGTAAATGGTTCTGCTACAGCTAAATATCTATCATTTTTATAGGTCCAAGTTCAAATGAGTACGATCAAAGATATGTCATTTACTGAATACGTCCATTCAAATCAGTTGGAAGTATGATCATTCAAGACAGGAATTCATTGAAGCAGAGAAGATATGTGAAGAGTAATATAAGTAACCAAGCTAAGGATTGGAAAAACACACAGCATAATCTTCACAGGagatagaagaaaataaaataaaacattttctgAATCATGCACGGCCAAGATTTCATCACAGG
This window contains:
- the LOC102625848 gene encoding transcription factor GTE2, which gives rise to MAPAALPSRNEPCWGEPKVYARRHSSATTTTTVAASAANYRDTKNNNIPKCNNPPLFQSKPNPNPNKETRAHDPTSNVHFKKTPTPAQPQSLPESDYVTFNLGAYTRRELKDLRKRLVSDLERVRNLGTRIANSDFQATHVYPTTKSQNRGGSKRANPFGNPKAKRAAAGTPSLTSTKNAMRRCGEILTKLMKDKQGWAFNTPVDVVSLRLRDYHDIIKKPMDLGTVRSKLENNVYKCPQEFAEDVRLTFNNALVYNPKGHYVYAMAETLSAKFEQMFQKLSKQQQRQGILVNKEEEAALVRGRGKGRGKAREMSLEEKMALGRSLEELPQEELGKLLGIVKKRNSGNGSLSCHGDEIELDIEALDNDTLWQLVRFVDNFKKAEKDKTEKEPMCSQVAVAVAAPVVIERSKKGNVAAEEEVDIGEEIPVQNYPPVVIERDDASSGTSTSSTDSEDSSSSTSSGSGSSSSSDDDTAQSPFPGA